The Haloplanus natans DSM 17983 DNA segment GCTTGGCCGACGGATCCGCCGAAGCGGACGGGGCCGAGGCCGATCCGTTCCCTCGAAAAGCCTAGATGCCCACGTCCTCGCGGAGGTCGTCCCAGGACTCGTGGAAACCGTAGGTCGACTCCGAGGTCCCGCCGACCGTCGACTGGTACGTCTCGTCGTACGACAGCAACTGCGTCCAGCCGTCGTGGTAGCGATAACTACAGTACTGACACATGGATCGGGGTAGTCACGACGCCGGTATAGCTCTGTCGTGAAAAAACGGATCGGGGTTCGCCCTACGGCTCTAGCAGCACCTTCGTGACGCCCTCTTCGCGGTTGTCGAAGGCCTCGTACATTTCGGGGGCCTCGTCGAGACCGACGCGGTGGGAGACGACCCAACTCGGATCGGCCCGACCCTCGATGATCAGGTCGCGAAGCTCGCGGTTGTACGACTTGACGTTACACTGGCCGGTACCGAGTGCCTGTCCCTTCTCGAAGAGGAGGCCGAAGTCGATGCCGAGACGGCCCTGTGCGGCCATGTCGTCCGGTGCGCCGGGGTCCTCGGGCACGTAGAGCCCGGGGATACCGAGTTCACCCGTCGGTTTCACCGTCCGAATGAGATTGTTGATGACGACGGCGGGATTCTCGCGGGCGGGATCGTAGGCGGAGTCCGCCTGCTTCTCCGGATCGACCGCTTGGTAGCCGACCGCGTCGACGCCCTTGTCGACGCCGCCGCCGTGCAGGTCCTTGATCTGCTCGACGGGGTCGCCCTCCTCGAAGTTGATCGGCGTCGCGTCGCAGTGCTCCTCGGCGAGGTCCAGCCGGGAGGGCACGCGGTCGACGACGTAAATCTCGGCCGCGCCCTTGATTTTCGCGCTATAGGCGGCCATCAGGCCGACCGGACCGGCGCCGTACACCGCCACGGAGTCGCCCGGTTCGAGGTTGGCGAGTTCGGTGCCGTGCCATCCCGTCGGGAAGATGTCCGCCAGTAGCGCGAACGCATCTTCGTGTGCGTCGCCCTCCGGGAGTTTCAGCGCGTTGAAGTCGGCGTAGGGGATTCGGAGTTTCTCGGCCTGACCCCCCTTGTACGGGCCCATGGCGACGTAGCCGTACGCGCCGCCGGCGAAGCCGGGGTTGACGTTCGTACAGAAGCCGGTGTAGCCGTCCTCGCAGTTCTCACAGAAGCCACAGGCGACGTTGAACGGGGCGACGACGCGGTCGCCGACTTCGAGATCCGACACCGCCTCGCCGACTTCGCTGACGACCCCCATGTTCTCGTGCCCGAAGACGATTCCCGGCTCCGCGGCCGTCCGTCCCTCGTACATGTGGAGGTCGGAGCCACAGATACAGGTCGTCGTGATGTCGATGAGGACGTCGTTGGGGTGTTCGATCTCCGGTTCGTCGACTTCCTCGACTGCGACTTCGTGTGGTCCTTTGTAGACGACAGCGTTCATTGACATTGGTTACTCACCTCGGAGTTCTTCCCAGCGGCTCACGCCGGCTTGGGCGACTTCCATATCCTGCTCGACGGCGCCGCCGGAGACGCCGAACGCGCCGACCACGTCCCCCGACTCGTCAAACAGCGGGTAGCCACCGCCGAAAATGACGATCCGTCCCTCGTCGGTCGTCTGGAGCCCGTACAGGGAGTTGCCGGGTTCGGAGGGTTCGGCGAGTTCGTGCGTGGGCATATCTAGCGCGGCCGATGTATAGGCCTTGTTCCGCGAGATGGAGACGGACGCCAGCCACGCGTCGTCCATCCGATGCTGCGCGATGAGGTTCCCCTCGCTGTTCGCGACGGTGATGACCATCGGGTTGTCTATCTCCTCGGCCTTCCGCTCCGCCGCGTCGATCAACTGTTTTGCAGTATCGAGAGTAATGGATTGAACCATTGCGAGTAGGAAACTGCTTCCCCACGCAAATAAATATTTTCACTTACACAGTTCGATAACGACATTGTTGTATGACGAGTGATAGAAATTAAGAAAGTAGGCCCCTCAGAGCTTGCTGATGGGCTAATTTATATGTAGTTGGTAGAATATATCCGACGAACTGTTGATAGTTGACTGGCGAACGTAAACAAAATATATTACAACTTGTGCGCCCCCCAGAGGGGCGTTCGAAGCCGCTGACACCCCTGTTTTCGGCTCACCGCTACAAGTCGAGTCGGCCGTTATCCCAGCTCCGGCCGGCGCTGTCGCCGCAGGTATTCGTAGGCGGAGGCCAGTCCGGTCGTCGCCGGCGGGTGAACGGTGGCTTGGCCGGATCGAAACCCTTAGTGCCGGCCCGGAAGTCCCCTGCAACATGAGCGAGACGCCCGTCGACCCCGACGAGGTGCGCCACGTCGCGGACCTCGCCCGGATCGACCTCGACGAGGACGAGGTGGACCGATTCACCGTGCAGTTCGCCGACATCCTCTCTTATTTCGACGCGCTGGACGACGTGCCCGAAGTCGAGGCTGAGGCCGACCTGGTGAACGTCATGCGCGAAGACGAGGTTCGAGAGGGGCTGACCCAGGAAGAGGCGCTCCGGAACGCCCCGGAGAGCGAGGACGGCTACTTCAAAGGGCCGAGCGTCTCATGAGCCTCGACGCGTTCATCACCGAGACCACCATCGAGGGCGACGACGACGGCCCACTGGCGGGTCGAACCGTCGCCGTCAAGGACAACATCTCGACCGAGGGCGTCCGGACCACCTGTGGCTCCGCGATGCTCGAGGAGTACGTGCCGCCGTACGACGCCACGGTCGTCGAACGCCTGAAGGCGGCGGGCGCGTCCGTCGTCGGCAAGACGAATATGGACGAGTTCGGGATGGGGACCACGACGGAGACGTCGGCGTTCGGCCCGACCAAGAACCCGGTCGACGAGTCCCGCGTCCCCGGCGGCTCTTCGGGCGGGAGCGCAGCCGCCGTCGCCGCCGGTGAGGCCGATTTCGCCCTCGGGAGCGACACCGGGGGATCGATCCGCTGTCCCGCCGCCTTCTGTGGCGTCGTCGGCATCAAGCCAACCTACGGCCTGGTCTCCCGGTACGGCCTCGTCGCCTACGCCAACTCGCTGGAACAGATCGGGCCGCTCGCGCCGACCGTCGAGGGGGCCGCCGAGGTACTGGAGGTCATCGCCGGGCCCGACGAGTGCGACGCGACCACCCGCGAGGAGGGTGCCGACGCCGCCTACGCCGACGCCGCCGACGGGGACGTCGAGGGACTCACGGTCGGCGTTCCGACCGAACTGATCGAGGGCGCCGACGAACGCGTCGTCGAGACGTTCGAGGACGCCCTCGCCGGCCTCGAAGCCCAGGGAGCCGAGACCCACGAAGTGAGCCTCCCCTCGGTCGAACGCGCCGTGCAGGCGTACTACGTCATCGCCATGTCGGAGGCGTCCTCGAACCTCGCGCGCTTCGACGGCGTGCGCTACGGGCCGAAGACGGAGACGGAGGGCAACTGGAACGAGGCGTTCGCACAGGTCCGCGAGGCGGGCTTCGGCGACGAGGTGAAACGCCGCGTCCTCCTCGGCACTTACGCGCTCTCCGCGGGCTATCACGACAAGTACTACGCGAAGGCACAGGATGCCCGTGCGTGGCTCAAGCGGGACTTCGACGAGGCGCTGTCCGAAGCGGACGTGCTGGCGTCGCCGACGATGCCCGTCCTCCCGTTCGAACTCGGCGAGAGCCTCGACGACCCGCTGCAGATGTATCTCGCGGACGCCAACACGGTGCCGGTGAATCTCGCGAACCTGCCCGCTATCTCGGTGCCCGCGGGCGAGGCGGACGGCCTCCCGGTCGGTCTCCAGTTGATCGGCGGCGCGTTCGACGAGCGGACGCTCGTCCGTGCCGCGAGCGCCGTCGAAGCCTGATACTGCCGGCTGTACTGGTTCGAGTCACGGCACGAACGGACCACAAATCGAATCTTACGGGGGAGTTGGTAGGAGGTTCGAGGGTCACACGCGAGAGGCGTCTCGATTCGACCGGCGGCGCGTTCCCCCCGGAACCGCGCCAACTCAGCTACCCGAAACGACGAAACGTCGTACCGGTGCCGAATCGAGTCGCCCACCCCCATCGGGGCACAGCACGGACATAACGTTACGCCCCGAGTTCTCAAAGATGATATTCGAAGGCGGCGCCGCGACCGGGCGGCGGATCGAAGACCGACTCGGAAACGGCCATCGATACCGTGGTTGGGGTGGAAATATACGCCGCGGGGCAACGGATGTGTGGCTCACAGTACGTCCCCCAGGTCGTACGGACACGCGGCCGATCCTCCCCACCCGTTGGCCCCCAGTCGGCCGATTCGTCGCTGGCGGCGCGGACCGCCACGACCGGTCGTCGCGTCCGTGAATAGGGGCGATTCGGTATATAAAATCGATCCGCCGGTCTCGGCAGTGATAGCCGAGCGCCCGTCGGATCGGCCTACTGGCGCCAGTACTCCGGCGTGAGACAGACCAGTACCGGGAGGATTTCGAGACGGCCGAGCCACATCAGACCGATCATGAACAGCTTCGACGTGGCCGAGAA contains these protein-coding regions:
- a CDS encoding GlcG/HbpS family heme-binding protein, with the protein product MVQSITLDTAKQLIDAAERKAEEIDNPMVITVANSEGNLIAQHRMDDAWLASVSISRNKAYTSAALDMPTHELAEPSEPGNSLYGLQTTDEGRIVIFGGGYPLFDESGDVVGAFGVSGGAVEQDMEVAQAGVSRWEELRGE
- the gatC gene encoding Asp-tRNA(Asn)/Glu-tRNA(Gln) amidotransferase subunit GatC, whose product is MSETPVDPDEVRHVADLARIDLDEDEVDRFTVQFADILSYFDALDDVPEVEAEADLVNVMREDEVREGLTQEEALRNAPESEDGYFKGPSVS
- the gatA gene encoding Asp-tRNA(Asn)/Glu-tRNA(Gln) amidotransferase subunit GatA → MSLDAFITETTIEGDDDGPLAGRTVAVKDNISTEGVRTTCGSAMLEEYVPPYDATVVERLKAAGASVVGKTNMDEFGMGTTTETSAFGPTKNPVDESRVPGGSSGGSAAAVAAGEADFALGSDTGGSIRCPAAFCGVVGIKPTYGLVSRYGLVAYANSLEQIGPLAPTVEGAAEVLEVIAGPDECDATTREEGADAAYADAADGDVEGLTVGVPTELIEGADERVVETFEDALAGLEAQGAETHEVSLPSVERAVQAYYVIAMSEASSNLARFDGVRYGPKTETEGNWNEAFAQVREAGFGDEVKRRVLLGTYALSAGYHDKYYAKAQDARAWLKRDFDEALSEADVLASPTMPVLPFELGESLDDPLQMYLADANTVPVNLANLPAISVPAGEADGLPVGLQLIGGAFDERTLVRAASAVEA
- a CDS encoding glutathione-independent formaldehyde dehydrogenase; this translates as MNAVVYKGPHEVAVEEVDEPEIEHPNDVLIDITTTCICGSDLHMYEGRTAAEPGIVFGHENMGVVSEVGEAVSDLEVGDRVVAPFNVACGFCENCEDGYTGFCTNVNPGFAGGAYGYVAMGPYKGGQAEKLRIPYADFNALKLPEGDAHEDAFALLADIFPTGWHGTELANLEPGDSVAVYGAGPVGLMAAYSAKIKGAAEIYVVDRVPSRLDLAEEHCDATPINFEEGDPVEQIKDLHGGGVDKGVDAVGYQAVDPEKQADSAYDPARENPAVVINNLIRTVKPTGELGIPGLYVPEDPGAPDDMAAQGRLGIDFGLLFEKGQALGTGQCNVKSYNRELRDLIIEGRADPSWVVSHRVGLDEAPEMYEAFDNREEGVTKVLLEP